A part of Candidatus Hinthialibacter antarcticus genomic DNA contains:
- a CDS encoding radical SAM protein: MKVLPLYMPFQGCGHQCVYCNQPLIVGSEDEQDCWDERLQSLHQTDDEYEIAFYGGTFSALPRETMQSCLERARPYLDSNHASGVRISTRPDRVDSDTLIFLWERGVRTIELGVESFDDRVLQKSGRGHNAQTARDACRRVKEHGFQLGVHLMTGLPAQSEASWRETVGEAIELRPHLARIAPTLVIKNTPLHRLYERGAYQPQTLDDALAQCAFGYVQLRRAGTVIARIGLGVSDASGDGTDKIVAGPWSHALRHDVESLLAGETIERAMRLYGATQIIIHPKDYSIVAGTKKCNLLRWARQWGDAVEILRGPQVERHTFQINGRSQPLFWSNDD, translated from the coding sequence ATGAAAGTGCTGCCGCTTTACATGCCCTTTCAAGGCTGCGGCCACCAATGCGTATACTGCAACCAGCCGCTCATCGTCGGTTCCGAAGACGAGCAGGACTGCTGGGATGAACGCCTGCAATCTTTGCATCAAACCGACGATGAATACGAAATCGCTTTCTACGGCGGCACCTTCAGCGCCCTGCCCCGCGAGACCATGCAGTCTTGCCTGGAACGCGCCCGCCCCTATCTCGATTCAAACCACGCCAGCGGCGTACGCATCTCGACCCGCCCCGACCGGGTGGACAGCGACACGCTTATTTTTCTTTGGGAACGCGGCGTACGCACCATTGAACTGGGCGTCGAATCGTTTGACGACCGGGTCTTGCAAAAGAGCGGACGCGGTCACAACGCCCAGACGGCGCGCGACGCCTGCCGCCGCGTGAAAGAACACGGCTTTCAATTGGGCGTCCACCTTATGACCGGCCTGCCCGCGCAAAGTGAAGCCTCCTGGCGGGAAACGGTCGGCGAGGCGATCGAACTGCGCCCCCATCTGGCGCGCATCGCCCCCACGCTAGTCATCAAAAACACGCCGCTGCACCGCCTATATGAACGCGGCGCCTATCAACCGCAAACGCTCGACGACGCGCTTGCGCAATGCGCATTCGGCTATGTCCAATTGCGCCGCGCGGGGACCGTCATCGCCCGCATCGGCCTGGGCGTGTCAGACGCAAGCGGCGACGGGACCGACAAAATCGTCGCCGGGCCGTGGAGCCACGCTCTGCGCCACGACGTCGAATCGCTGCTGGCGGGCGAGACCATCGAACGCGCCATGCGTTTGTATGGCGCAACTCAAATCATCATTCACCCAAAAGATTATTCCATCGTCGCCGGGACGAAAAAATGCAACCTGCTTCGCTGGGCGCGACAATGGGGCGACGCCGTGGAAATTTTGCGCGGCCCTCAAGTCGAGCGCCATACGTTTCAAATCAACGGGCGTTCGCAGCCGCTGTTTTGGAGTAACGATGACTGA